CTTGTTGTACGTACTCTTTAGAAGTTTTATATTCAAAAATTGTATGGTATGCTATTGCTAATCTATACTGATAGTTAGGCATCATCTTAAATACCTTCTCCTTAAATGAACCAACATTTGCTTTTGCTAGAGCCTCTTTTGCTTTTTCATATTCTCCAATCTGATGAAGAGCATATCCCAACTGAAAATAAAAACGAGGAGCATCTTTCGAATCACTTAATAGTTTCAGACCTGCTTCTGCATCAGTAATGGCTTGTGCATATTCTTTTTCTTGATTGTGATACCAAGCTGAAAAATACCAAACATGTGTGTTTTGGGGAGCAAGCGAGCGAGCATCGTGCAAATGAACAGGAAAGCCTACAACTTCTTCTTTCGAATATAAAAGTTTTAAAATATGTAGCCTGTACGACAAACGGCGTTGTGTATTATCTTCAAACTGAGCTGCTGCACTCAAATACTGTATTACTTTATTGATATTACCCTTGTAACCATATAATTTTGAAAGTGCAATGTAAGATTCTACATGGTCTTGCTTTAGTTGGGTTGCTTTTTCCAAACACTCAATCGCATCATCAATACGCTTAAGCAAATAATAACACTTGCCTTGCTGTACAAAGTATTTATAGTTTTTAGGGTCTTTCGCTATCGCTTTATCATAAAGAGAAATAGCTGTAGTATATTGTCTTTTTGCTCTAAACGTTTCAGCTTGTACATACTCTTCTAATCCTCCTCCAGAGTGTTGAGCTATAAGGCTTGCTGATAGTAAAGGAACAGTACCTAGCGAAAAAATAATTAAAAAGAAGATATTTCTCATGTAGTAAAAAAATAACGTAACTAAGTAAGGAATATTTTATGTTACTTGA
The genomic region above belongs to Bernardetia sp. and contains:
- a CDS encoding tetratricopeptide repeat protein yields the protein MRNIFFLIIFSLGTVPLLSASLIAQHSGGGLEEYVQAETFRAKRQYTTAISLYDKAIAKDPKNYKYFVQQGKCYYLLKRIDDAIECLEKATQLKQDHVESYIALSKLYGYKGNINKVIQYLSAAAQFEDNTQRRLSYRLHILKLLYSKEEVVGFPVHLHDARSLAPQNTHVWYFSAWYHNQEKEYAQAITDAEAGLKLLSDSKDAPRFYFQLGYALHQIGEYEKAKEALAKANVGSFKEKVFKMMPNYQYRLAIAYHTIFEYKTSKEYVQQALKQDPNYTRANELGGQLAVQEINHTPVIERLKDAVSHAKDYDTKARSYSELALLQFQNENYTDAIQSSDSCLIIQPLRYDVRFLRAVSLFHSGKAEEAITEMRQLSHLSNVPPNLQAQFTFATGVMYRKIGKNDFAIQYFKNVKHGDFRYAAQEEMKKISSQ